In the Terriglobales bacterium genome, GGGGAAGACGCAAAACCGGTTGCCAATGAGCAACTTGAATTTGGGAACCACGATTTGGGGTGTGGTGCTTGCCTGCGCAGTTCTGGTGGCCTGGTCAAATCCAGCAATGGCCCAGGCAGGGAAGTTAGACCCAGCATTCGGCACCGGAGGAACATTCATTTCTACCGCGGGAGAATTTAACAACACCGGTACTTTTGGCAATGTGGTAGCGCTACAGAGTGACGGCAAGATTGTTGCAGCAGGACAAATTGGCTTTGCCTCCGGCCTTTTACGTCTTACTACAAACGGCACCCTCGACCAGAGTTTTGGCAATGGTGGGGTGGTGATCATTCCTGGCAGTGACTTTAGCCTCGCTCAAATCATTGGAGTCGCGATTCAAAGTGACGGCAAGATTGTGGTTGGAAGTTCGAACCTTGAAGCAGGGTTTGGTCCACTCTTCATGCTTGCGCGCCTCAACGTGAATGGCAGTCTGGATACTACATTCGACGGCACCGGCATCGTAGAAACACAGATAGGCTCATTCGGGGCAGCGGCCAGCGTACTGGCGCTGCAACCGGACGGAAAGATTCTTCTTGCCGGGCAAAGCGTTATGGCGCGCTATGACGCCAACGGACAACTGGACGATAGCTTCGGCAATGGCGGCGAAGCCGCAATTTCTGTGTCAGGCCCAACCGCCATCGCACTGCAACCAGACGGCAAGATTCTGCTTGCTGCGGGCGAGATCGTGCCGGGTACTCTGACGGGACCTCCTGGCCTGAACCTGTCACAGATCGCAGGAATCATCTCGCGCTATAACGCTAATGGCAGCCTTGACACCAGCTTTGGCGCATCAGGACAAGCAGCAAGCGTGGTGGCAGCGTCGGCAATTGCGGTTCAAACTGACGGCGTGTGCCTGAGCACCTGCAAGATCCTGGTGGGCGGTAGTACCGTTAGCAGCTTGAGTATCAACAATGGGAACGCCTTTGGCTTTGGCCTGTCTCGCCTTACCAGCAACGGCAGCGTCGATGCCACGTTCGGCACAAACGGAGTCGTGGCAACTACCTTTCCTTCAGCCCAGCCCCAGGCCGTACTATTCGCTTTTGCCCTTCAGACCAACGGCGATATTGTTGCGGGGGGAACGGCTGGTCATCCAAGCGCGGCTCAAACGGACTTCGCTCTGGCACGCTATACCGGCAATGGTCAGCTGGATACGGCGTTTGGCTCAGCGGGCACGGTAACTACCACTTTTGGAACAACCCAGGCGGCAATTTCTGCTGTGGCTCTTCAGAGCGATGGCAAAATCGTGGCGGTTGGAGGTTCCCAGTTGAGCCCGGGGGTTCCAACCGGCAAGGTAGGCTTCATAGTCACCCGCTATCTGGGCCATTAATTGGTCAGTGCGGGTATGCCTCGCGCAACCATGTGTAACACAATAAGTTCCCAACATTGTAGAAAAGAGGGGCGGCTGCAAAGCCGCCTTTTTATTGGAGGAAAGGAGTTGACAGCATGGGGCGTTACGGCCAGCTATCGTAAGGCACTTTGACCACGCACCTTTTAACTTCTTGCTTTCAAATAACTCTCTTATCCGATTCAAGGAAATAGCGCCACGTTTTCAAGCATCGAGCTTGATGTCACTGCAGGCACGGCTTACGCATGGAAGTATGTAGCCCTGGGCTTTCAGCTCTGGTTCCAATCCGTCTTCGCGCTCCATTTGGACCTCGCCATGCAAAAGCCGGGTCGCGCAGGTGCCGCAACAGCCCTGGCGACAGCCATATGGCAGCGAGATACCATTCATTTCGGCGGTCTCAAGGAGCGTGTTTGCACCCGAAATTTGACCTGTCTTGCCAGTGCGAGCAAAGTCGACTTGAAAGGAACTGCGTTCGAGCGGCGCTGTCTGCACGCCTGCTGAGTGGCTTCCAAAGCTCTCCTGCATAACGTTTGCCGGGTCCACGCCCAACGAGACGAATATCGCGCGCGCACTTTCCATAAATGGAGGAGGACCGCAAAGAAAGACAGTAGAGGTCATGACGTTCCCGA is a window encoding:
- a CDS encoding delta-60 repeat domain-containing protein, with protein sequence MMCEIDVVNRAPMGKTQNRLPMSNLNLGTTIWGVVLACAVLVAWSNPAMAQAGKLDPAFGTGGTFISTAGEFNNTGTFGNVVALQSDGKIVAAGQIGFASGLLRLTTNGTLDQSFGNGGVVIIPGSDFSLAQIIGVAIQSDGKIVVGSSNLEAGFGPLFMLARLNVNGSLDTTFDGTGIVETQIGSFGAAASVLALQPDGKILLAGQSVMARYDANGQLDDSFGNGGEAAISVSGPTAIALQPDGKILLAAGEIVPGTLTGPPGLNLSQIAGIISRYNANGSLDTSFGASGQAASVVAASAIAVQTDGVCLSTCKILVGGSTVSSLSINNGNAFGFGLSRLTSNGSVDATFGTNGVVATTFPSAQPQAVLFAFALQTNGDIVAGGTAGHPSAAQTDFALARYTGNGQLDTAFGSAGTVTTTFGTTQAAISAVALQSDGKIVAVGGSQLSPGVPTGKVGFIVTRYLGH